A window of Castanea sativa cultivar Marrone di Chiusa Pesio chromosome 1, ASM4071231v1 contains these coding sequences:
- the LOC142622058 gene encoding uncharacterized protein LOC142622058, with translation MRRFNPKWFKECENWLEYSIEKDVAYCLYCYLFRQDVGMQSGGDSFVTKGFNSWNKKEKLDLHVGDVNSARNQALKDGLAFRGHDESDDSSDKRNFLEFLQFLADHNDVINTNAIIEDLGSGFFSILVDESRDISIKEQMAIVLHYVDKKGIVKERFLGIVHVADTSALSLKAAIEFLFSKYSSSLSRLCGQSYDGASNMQVTIVGAFYKRREFLRNAQLAKITKALNMGELESGQGLNQETSLKRAGDTHWGSHYRTILNLILMFSSTVDMMRDDEWEALLTEASTFCSKHDIPILNMEEIFVVGVRPRHNAPQITNLHHYRVDLFFEAIDLELQELNNRFSEVATKLLLCMVCLNTSDSFSAFDIQKLTRLAKFYPSDFSETDSEIELKGIGDLARKMVETNKDVIYPLVYLLVKLVLTVPVATTIVEISFSAMKYIKNELHNRMGDQWLNDCLIVYIEKDIACRIDNESIMQRFQNMKPRRRQL, from the exons ATGCGTCGATTTAATCCTAAATGGTTTAAAGAGTGTGAAAATTGGTTGGAATATAGTATTGAAAAGGATGTTGCatattgtttatattgttaccTATTTAGACAAGATGTTGGTATGCAATCTGGAGGTGATAGTTTTGTGACAAAGGGATTCAATAGTtggaataagaaagaaaagctaGACCTACATGTTGGAGATGTTAATAGTGCCCGTAACCAAGCTCTTAAGGATG GGTTAGCTTTTCGTGGTCATGATGAATCTGATGATTCAAGTGATAAAAGAAATTTCCTTGAGTTTCTACAATTTTTGGCAGATCATAATGATGTTATTAA TACCAATGCCATCATCGAAGATCTTGGCAGTgggttcttttcaattttagttgATGAGTCCCGTGATATTTCAATAAAAGAACAAATGGCTATTGTTTTGCATTATGTGGACAAAAAGGGAATTGTTAAGGAGCGATTTCTTGGTATTGTACATGTAGCAGATACCTCCGCCTTGTCTCTAAAAGCtgcaattgaatttttattcagTAAATATTCGTCGAGTTTATCAAGATTATGTGGGCAAAGTTATGATGGGGCCAGTAACATGCAAG TAACTATTGTTGGAGCTTTTTATAAAAGACGAGAATTTTTACGAAATGCACAACTTGCCAAAATTACAAAAGCATTAAACATGGGTGAACTTGAAAGTGGGCAAGGTTTGAACCAGGAGACAAGTCTTAAACGTGCTGGTGATACACATTGGGGATCACATTATAGGACAATCCTCAACTTAATTTTGATGTTCTCTTCCACAGTTGAT ATGATGAGAGATGATGAATGGGAAGCTTTATTGACTGAAGCATCCACATTTTGTAGCAAGCATGATATTCCTATCTTGAACATGGAAGAAATATTTGTAGTTGGTGTGAGGCCACGACACAACGCCCcacaaattacaaatttacatcaCTATCGTGTTGATCTATTCTTTGAAGCCATAGATCTAGAACTTCAAGAGCTTAATAATCGTTTTTCAGAGGTGGCTACTAAGTTGCTACTTTGTATGGTTTGCTTGAATACAAGTGATTCGTTTTCGGCTTTTGATATACAAAAATTGACCCGTCTTGCAAAGTTTTATCCATCTGATTTTTCTGAGACAGAT AGTGagattg AGCTTAAAGGAATTGGGGACCTTGCTAGAAAGATGGTGGAGACAAATAAGGATGTTATATATCCATTGGTATATTTGCTTGTGAAGTTAGTTTTGACCGTTCCTGTTGCGACCACAATAGTGGAAATAAGTTTTTCAGCAatgaaatatatcaaaaatgAATTGCACAATCGAATGGGGGatcagtggttgaatgattgtttaattgtgtacattgaaaaagatatagctTGTAGAATTGATAATGAATCTATCATGCAacggtttcaaaatatgaaacctcGTAGAAGACAATTGTag